A single region of the Candidatus Marinarcus aquaticus genome encodes:
- a CDS encoding HD-GYP domain-containing protein: MEKNHYSHFTKIAIETLKNGEKYPYNIYRQVDEKIFSILVQKETPLSMVNQCFCVDEVDSNFYIKSEDKLKYYTFIQHHITDILDDDKINMDVKASFIKEIASVTMHELFSSDVNSENLSKINTLVNNSIKLMLTDRNAMYSMLKVTSFDYYTYTHCIDVATYALGFGSYLQLELDELNTLGKAAMLHDIGKKNIPHEIITKNGTLTPEEFEIIKQHPTYSVDILTQNGENNERILLLIEQHHEKCDGSGYPKGLTENEIDKLAKIIAVCDVFNALTTRRTYKDRMTSFDAFKIMCTQMNHHLCTETLKKFITFMGCHYKQDQDGALLVEH; encoded by the coding sequence ATGGAGAAGAATCATTACTCGCACTTTACAAAAATTGCAATAGAGACATTAAAAAATGGCGAGAAGTACCCTTACAATATCTACCGACAAGTGGATGAAAAAATTTTCTCAATTTTAGTTCAAAAAGAGACGCCTCTGTCTATGGTCAATCAATGTTTTTGTGTGGATGAAGTAGACTCAAACTTCTATATTAAAAGTGAGGATAAACTCAAATATTATACTTTTATTCAACACCATATCACGGATATCCTTGATGATGATAAAATCAACATGGATGTCAAAGCCTCTTTTATCAAAGAGATTGCATCAGTGACCATGCATGAACTTTTTAGCAGCGATGTAAACAGTGAGAATCTCTCCAAAATAAACACCTTAGTCAATAACTCTATAAAGTTGATGCTCACAGACAGAAATGCCATGTACTCGATGCTTAAAGTCACTTCATTTGATTACTATACCTATACTCATTGTATTGATGTTGCAACCTATGCTTTGGGATTTGGCTCCTATTTACAACTGGAACTTGATGAGTTAAACACATTAGGAAAAGCTGCTATGCTTCATGATATTGGCAAAAAGAATATCCCACATGAAATCATCACTAAAAATGGAACATTAACCCCTGAAGAGTTTGAAATCATAAAGCAGCATCCCACTTATAGCGTGGATATTTTAACCCAAAATGGTGAGAACAATGAACGTATACTTTTGCTCATTGAACAGCATCATGAAAAGTGCGATGGTTCAGGTTATCCCAAAGGATTAACAGAAAACGAAATTGATAAACTGGCCAAAATAATTGCAGTGTGTGATGTCTTTAATGCATTAACAACACGAAGAACATACAAAGACAGAATGACATCATTTGATGCGTTTAAAATCATGTGTACACAAATGAACCACCATCTGTGTACAGAGACTCTTAAAAAGTTCATCACCTTTATGGGATGTCACTATAAACAAGACCAAGATGGTGCACTTTTAGTTGAGCATTAA
- a CDS encoding rhodanese-like domain-containing protein, with protein MKKLIFILLTIVSVCAFTANANAVKSFNTHASQKVKELVKKYDLTVVDFDYVQKAVSKGTRASAKAIIIDARPEKKYEMGHIPSAISLPDTKFDTMYEAAMKGIDTSKELIIYCGGYECVKSPKLAKMLMDKGYTNIKIYPAGMPQWSKKSYSEIEISVAAALHEKQSALFIDARPYSKFVQSTIIGALSVPDTKFKEFTGYMPASMTTTIVTFCGGYECAKSHNIANYLIMMGYKNVKVLASGFPSWKKAQLPTTATGMIKKKEVAVKAVETFLKKGEDTGTVDGKWFVENYKSFPKTVTLVDVKGVDEFNNGHIKGAININAEKMTPEELLAALPKEGEIVFYCGTGTRAMEAWGMLAEDLKYKDIHRVFYLDAMIKCDDKNNCSIEPNEPLGI; from the coding sequence ATGAAAAAACTGATATTTATATTACTGACGATTGTGTCAGTGTGTGCTTTTACAGCCAATGCAAATGCCGTTAAAAGTTTTAATACCCATGCTTCACAAAAAGTGAAAGAGTTGGTTAAAAAGTATGATTTAACGGTTGTTGATTTTGATTATGTTCAAAAAGCCGTTTCCAAAGGAACACGTGCTTCAGCTAAAGCAATCATTATTGATGCTCGACCTGAAAAGAAATATGAAATGGGACACATCCCAAGTGCCATCTCCCTTCCCGATACCAAGTTTGATACCATGTATGAAGCAGCTATGAAAGGTATTGATACTTCTAAAGAGTTGATTATCTATTGTGGTGGTTATGAGTGTGTCAAGAGTCCAAAGTTAGCAAAAATGTTGATGGATAAAGGGTATACAAATATCAAAATCTATCCTGCGGGAATGCCTCAATGGAGTAAAAAAAGCTATTCAGAAATTGAAATAAGTGTAGCTGCAGCACTGCATGAAAAACAGTCTGCTCTGTTTATCGACGCACGTCCTTACAGCAAATTTGTACAGTCAACTATTATTGGAGCATTGAGTGTACCTGACACTAAGTTCAAAGAGTTCACAGGGTACATGCCTGCAAGTATGACGACTACTATTGTTACGTTTTGTGGTGGATATGAGTGTGCCAAATCTCACAATATTGCCAACTATCTTATTATGATGGGATATAAAAATGTTAAAGTTTTAGCTTCTGGTTTTCCATCATGGAAAAAAGCGCAACTTCCTACTACTGCAACAGGCATGATCAAGAAAAAAGAGGTTGCAGTTAAAGCCGTTGAGACGTTCTTAAAAAAAGGGGAAGATACAGGAACAGTTGATGGAAAATGGTTTGTTGAAAACTATAAATCATTTCCAAAAACCGTTACTTTAGTAGATGTTAAAGGCGTTGATGAGTTTAATAATGGCCACATCAAAGGTGCCATTAATATCAATGCAGAAAAGATGACACCTGAAGAACTTCTTGCAGCACTGCCTAAAGAGGGAGAGATTGTATTTTATTGTGGTACAGGAACACGAGCCATGGAAGCATGGGGAATGTTGGCTGAAGATTTGAAGTACAAAGATATTCACAGAGTATTTTATTTGGATGCCATGATTAAATGTGATGACAAGAACAATTGCTCTATTGAGCCAAATGAGCCTTTAGGAATCTGA
- a CDS encoding efflux RND transporter permease subunit, whose product MFDKVLNFFINNTRVNYTLFVLIFSIGIWSYSNTPKEIFPSFELDMISIKGSYNGSSVDILDKMAVTEIEDDLKNLDSIDTMTTVISPGRFTIVLELKPNELKYEEADKIKDIITLVKSDLPSDMDEPSVNVLDRGRALIDLSLTSRKYTTDELKPIADALKSQIMGINGINDITIYGDSDKYFEVLLDEKKIDALGLSKSSVFDAISTLSYIFPIGKIEDPTKHYYLSTYNGAKNAKDFGNTLIRIGDATVYVRDIATISKRYEDSSTLYSFNGENALSLAVEQSETGDAIKIAQSIKQLLPELKQKYPNIDITIADDDSERITDRLNIVASNILLGIIMITILVALLINIRMSAIIAIGIPTSFVIAAVYMYLSGYTINMISLVGVLIAIGIVVDDAIVVSENIQQHIEEGHSPKEAAYMGAREMVKPVTIASLTTLFSFLPILMISGTMGEIMKLIPIALSALVVASLIESFIFLPIHAAHMLKNGDKVTSWEKANEIYNKIIHFFMHYKKTFISLFIVLVPILTVLFVANSRFQMFPKFDATNVRITLKANANTTLEQSFAIVQSIEKDMIQHKEEFFIRSIDSVAGYRRDVGDNTENFPYAMYMTVELQKLKAINFLDKYVTPYLSFYYDDEGRIRTITSDEVANKLKKFLQDNEYKEKFNLDELAVLERRVGPIKADIKIGVVTSDNQKAIKAVEELQHAIEEINGVKSASNSLKFGIDEIKIKVNSYGEQLGLSESFIGSYLSNLYLLKKKGVSFDDKEMLDIKIQSQSKDNFESFKTTSIPLSDGTFVTLEEVVEFKTIRAFEQLLKDEGIKNFYVFANVNPDIITSTEVIQKLEPLFEKIRQNGIKLTFKGEAEKKAELRHDMLYASALAIVLIMIAMLYLFNSFTDTFIVMSVIPFSILGVLLGHQIMGLNLSMPSMIGALGLAGVVINDGIIMMTYLKKADNMEQIFARATKRFRPIIITTVTTLIGMSSLIFFPTGQAAIFQPIAIALGFGLAWGTVLNLIYLPVLYTLTHNLRNKNKY is encoded by the coding sequence ATGTTTGATAAAGTTCTCAATTTTTTTATAAACAATACCAGAGTAAACTACACTTTGTTTGTATTAATTTTCTCCATTGGAATATGGTCATACTCCAATACCCCTAAAGAGATTTTTCCCAGCTTTGAACTTGATATGATCTCCATTAAAGGTTCATATAATGGTTCATCGGTTGATATTTTAGATAAAATGGCAGTCACTGAAATAGAAGATGACCTAAAAAACCTTGACAGTATTGATACAATGACCACCGTTATTAGTCCGGGAAGATTTACAATTGTATTGGAACTCAAACCCAATGAACTCAAATATGAAGAAGCGGATAAAATAAAAGACATCATCACGTTGGTCAAATCTGATTTGCCTTCAGACATGGATGAACCAAGCGTTAATGTACTTGATCGAGGCCGAGCTTTGATTGATCTCTCTTTAACTTCAAGAAAATACACCACCGATGAGTTAAAACCCATTGCAGATGCACTCAAAAGTCAAATCATGGGTATTAATGGTATCAATGATATTACTATTTATGGGGATTCAGACAAATATTTTGAAGTACTTTTAGATGAGAAAAAAATCGATGCTTTAGGATTGAGTAAAAGCTCTGTTTTTGATGCCATTTCAACGCTTTCTTATATTTTTCCTATTGGTAAGATTGAAGACCCAACAAAACACTACTATCTTTCAACCTATAATGGTGCTAAAAACGCCAAAGATTTTGGGAACACACTCATAAGAATTGGGGATGCTACCGTTTATGTAAGAGATATTGCAACCATTTCAAAACGGTATGAAGACTCCTCAACCCTGTACTCATTTAATGGTGAAAATGCACTTTCTCTTGCTGTGGAGCAGTCTGAAACGGGTGACGCTATTAAAATCGCTCAATCAATTAAACAACTGCTTCCCGAACTCAAACAAAAATACCCCAATATTGATATTACTATAGCTGATGATGACAGTGAACGTATCACAGACCGATTAAACATTGTGGCATCTAATATTCTTTTAGGAATCATCATGATTACTATTTTAGTGGCACTTTTAATCAACATTCGAATGTCTGCGATTATTGCTATTGGTATTCCCACTTCATTTGTCATTGCTGCAGTGTATATGTATCTTTCTGGATACACCATCAACATGATCTCTTTAGTGGGTGTGCTTATTGCCATTGGTATTGTTGTGGATGATGCGATTGTTGTCAGTGAAAATATCCAACAACACATTGAAGAGGGACACTCTCCTAAAGAGGCAGCCTATATGGGTGCAAGAGAGATGGTCAAACCCGTTACCATTGCTTCCTTGACAACGCTGTTCTCATTTTTACCAATTTTAATGATCAGTGGAACCATGGGAGAAATCATGAAGCTTATTCCCATTGCGTTGAGTGCATTGGTGGTGGCTTCTTTAATTGAATCCTTTATTTTTCTTCCCATACATGCTGCACACATGCTTAAAAATGGAGACAAAGTTACTTCCTGGGAAAAAGCCAACGAAATATACAATAAAATCATTCACTTTTTTATGCACTACAAAAAGACTTTTATTTCACTTTTTATTGTGCTTGTACCTATTTTAACGGTTCTTTTTGTAGCAAACTCACGTTTTCAAATGTTCCCTAAATTTGATGCAACCAATGTACGTATCACTCTCAAAGCCAATGCCAATACTACTTTAGAGCAATCTTTTGCGATTGTTCAATCCATTGAAAAAGATATGATACAACATAAAGAGGAGTTTTTTATACGAAGCATTGACTCTGTGGCAGGATACCGACGAGATGTGGGCGATAATACTGAAAACTTCCCGTACGCAATGTACATGACAGTGGAGTTACAAAAACTAAAAGCCATTAACTTTTTAGATAAATATGTCACCCCTTATTTGAGTTTTTATTATGATGATGAAGGACGAATACGAACCATCACATCTGATGAAGTGGCAAATAAACTTAAAAAATTTTTGCAAGACAATGAGTATAAAGAAAAGTTCAATTTAGATGAATTAGCTGTTCTTGAACGACGAGTGGGACCTATTAAAGCCGATATTAAAATCGGAGTTGTAACATCTGATAATCAAAAAGCCATCAAAGCAGTGGAAGAGTTACAACACGCAATAGAAGAAATAAATGGGGTCAAATCCGCTTCAAACTCACTGAAGTTTGGTATTGATGAGATTAAAATCAAAGTCAACTCCTATGGGGAACAGTTGGGATTAAGTGAATCTTTTATAGGTTCATATCTTTCAAACTTGTATCTTTTGAAGAAAAAAGGGGTCTCCTTTGATGATAAAGAGATGCTTGACATTAAAATCCAATCACAAAGCAAAGACAATTTTGAAAGTTTTAAAACCACTTCAATCCCTTTAAGTGATGGTACTTTTGTCACTCTTGAAGAAGTAGTAGAGTTTAAAACCATTCGTGCATTTGAACAACTCCTAAAAGATGAAGGGATTAAAAACTTCTATGTCTTTGCCAATGTGAACCCTGATATTATCACCTCTACAGAAGTAATTCAAAAACTCGAACCACTCTTTGAAAAAATTCGTCAAAATGGCATTAAACTCACCTTTAAAGGAGAAGCAGAAAAAAAAGCGGAATTGCGACATGACATGTTGTATGCTTCAGCATTGGCCATTGTTCTTATCATGATTGCCATGCTCTATTTATTTAACTCATTTACAGATACGTTTATTGTCATGAGTGTGATTCCTTTCTCTATTTTAGGGGTGCTTTTAGGCCATCAAATCATGGGACTTAACCTTTCAATGCCATCCATGATTGGAGCTTTGGGTCTTGCAGGCGTTGTGATTAATGATGGTATTATTATGATGACCTATTTGAAAAAAGCAGACAACATGGAACAAATTTTTGCACGTGCAACTAAACGTTTCAGACCCATTATCATCACCACAGTAACCACACTTATTGGTATGAGTTCTTTAATCTTTTTTCCAACAGGACAAGCAGCCATTTTCCAACCCATTGCCATTGCCCTTGGATTTGGTTTGGCATGGGGGACAGTATTAAACTTAATCTATCTGCCTGTGTTATATACGCTCACACATAATTTAAGAAATAAGAATAAGTATTAA
- a CDS encoding universal stress protein, producing MKETIIVGTDFSTNSFDVIHQALEFAQTHKYVVHIVHILEERFFAKTLKGYDTIYAHSFSELQMVFPHITKEQFHIPKEYLSLDDGIKSYVDSLGASLVILGSSGERGDALKQLLGSNIKSIVNSVEVPCLIIKTHGKKLKFENILIPTDLSEASQKNIHAVHKLMPNANLELLHSYSLPYERRLHFYGVDQKEILEYQKEVNTCAINNTYNFYESLDVDKNRIDLLIKQDALEVESLSKYALETNSDLISLHITGHFSFFPFDLLEFAPTDTLITKII from the coding sequence ATGAAAGAGACTATTATTGTAGGGACAGATTTTTCAACAAACAGTTTTGATGTGATTCATCAAGCTTTGGAGTTTGCTCAAACTCATAAATATGTTGTGCACATTGTACATATTTTAGAGGAGCGTTTTTTTGCTAAAACACTCAAAGGGTATGATACAATTTATGCGCACTCTTTTAGTGAACTTCAAATGGTTTTCCCACACATTACAAAAGAGCAATTTCACATACCCAAAGAGTACCTCTCTTTAGATGACGGGATTAAGAGTTATGTTGATTCACTTGGTGCTTCTTTAGTGATTTTAGGAAGTTCAGGGGAGAGAGGAGATGCTTTAAAACAACTGCTTGGTTCAAACATCAAATCGATTGTTAACAGTGTGGAAGTGCCTTGTTTGATTATCAAAACACACGGTAAGAAACTCAAATTTGAAAATATATTGATTCCAACAGATTTAAGTGAGGCTTCACAAAAAAACATTCATGCAGTACACAAACTCATGCCCAATGCAAACTTAGAGTTACTGCACAGTTACTCTTTGCCTTATGAACGGCGTCTGCACTTTTATGGGGTGGATCAAAAAGAGATCTTAGAGTATCAAAAAGAAGTCAATACGTGTGCGATTAATAACACGTATAACTTTTATGAATCCCTTGATGTAGATAAAAACAGAATTGACCTTCTTATCAAACAAGATGCACTTGAAGTGGAGTCGCTTTCAAAATATGCCTTAGAAACCAACAGTGACCTCATTTCACTGCATATTACGGGTCATTTCAGTTTCTTCCCTTTTGATTTATTGGAGTTTGCACCCACTGATACACTTATTACAAAAATCATTTAA
- a CDS encoding cation:proton antiporter: MLSIIVFTIFTALVLNIILKKAHLPTIIGYILTGTIIAYVFDLHDAVNNHELKEIAEFGVVFLMFTIGLEFSIEHLKKMKNEVFLTGTLQIVITASIVYAMSHYIFGIEQQVSFIIALAIALSSTAIVLKTFNETGEINKRYGQRSLGILIMQDIAVIPILLIIGFMSNSDAQIDSLLIRMFLSATFLLLFLWLIGRYFLEPFFNQIVKTNSDELFVGTILFLAMGASYLAHALGFSYSLGAFIAGMLIAETKYKHQAEADLIPFRDLLLGIFFITVGMQIKFDIIASYIHIVLALLVGVVILKFVIIYFIIHLNESKRVSIKTALSLVQVGEFSLALLELARSYDLIGPPYGQIMIITIVLSMILTPIILKNLSNITDKFVPHPDENEHNIESSVLKNHVVILGFGEFGRNIAHNLKENDCLYVAIENNLETYQRAKKENESVIFGNATNKEILKNVQIQNAAYVIVAIDNPKKLYNVCTILHKYVSLKKIIVKIHNSNEKSILNELGIDHIVIENELASSSVCKLIAQTPTQE, from the coding sequence ATGCTTTCAATTATTGTATTTACAATTTTCACTGCATTGGTCTTAAACATTATTTTAAAAAAAGCTCACCTTCCTACTATTATTGGATATATTTTAACAGGAACGATCATTGCTTATGTTTTTGACCTGCATGATGCAGTCAATAATCACGAACTCAAAGAGATTGCTGAGTTTGGAGTCGTATTTCTTATGTTCACCATTGGTTTAGAGTTCTCCATTGAACATCTTAAAAAGATGAAAAATGAAGTGTTCCTTACAGGTACACTTCAAATTGTGATCACGGCGTCAATCGTTTATGCCATGAGTCACTATATTTTTGGTATTGAACAACAAGTTTCATTTATTATTGCTTTAGCCATTGCTCTGTCTTCAACAGCCATTGTTTTAAAAACATTTAATGAAACAGGTGAAATTAATAAACGGTACGGTCAACGAAGTTTGGGGATACTCATCATGCAAGATATTGCTGTGATTCCTATTTTATTGATCATTGGTTTTATGAGTAACTCTGATGCACAAATTGATTCACTTTTGATTCGAATGTTTTTAAGTGCAACCTTTTTATTGCTCTTTTTATGGTTGATTGGTCGATACTTTTTGGAACCCTTTTTTAATCAAATTGTTAAAACAAACTCCGATGAGCTCTTTGTAGGAACTATTTTGTTTCTAGCAATGGGGGCTTCATACTTAGCACACGCATTAGGCTTCTCTTACTCTCTTGGAGCATTTATTGCAGGGATGTTGATTGCTGAAACAAAATATAAACATCAAGCAGAAGCTGACTTGATTCCATTTAGAGATTTACTCTTGGGTATATTTTTTATCACCGTAGGAATGCAAATTAAGTTTGATATCATTGCTTCGTATATCCACATTGTTTTAGCCCTTTTAGTGGGTGTGGTGATTTTAAAATTTGTCATTATTTATTTTATCATTCACCTCAATGAGAGTAAACGTGTGAGTATTAAAACCGCATTGAGTTTGGTGCAAGTGGGTGAATTCTCTCTGGCTTTATTAGAGTTGGCACGTTCGTATGATTTAATCGGTCCACCCTATGGACAAATCATGATTATAACAATTGTTTTAAGTATGATTCTCACTCCCATCATTCTTAAAAACCTTTCCAATATCACGGATAAATTTGTGCCTCATCCCGATGAAAATGAACACAATATTGAGTCATCGGTGCTTAAAAATCATGTGGTTATTTTAGGTTTTGGTGAGTTTGGTCGAAACATCGCACATAATCTCAAAGAGAATGATTGTTTATATGTTGCCATTGAAAACAACTTAGAGACCTACCAAAGAGCTAAAAAAGAGAATGAATCTGTTATTTTTGGCAATGCCACCAACAAAGAGATTTTAAAAAACGTGCAAATTCAAAATGCAGCATATGTCATTGTCGCCATTGACAATCCCAAAAAGCTCTATAACGTCTGCACCATTTTGCATAAATATGTCTCATTGAAAAAAATCATTGTAAAAATCCACAACAGCAATGAAAAGAGCATCTTAAATGAATTGGGCATTGATCATATTGTTATTGAAAATGAATTAGCAAGCAGCAGCGTGTGTAAACTCATTGCTCAAACACCAACGCAAGAGTAA